In Crassostrea angulata isolate pt1a10 chromosome 6, ASM2561291v2, whole genome shotgun sequence, a genomic segment contains:
- the LOC128186905 gene encoding uncharacterized protein LOC128186905 isoform X1: MKMSVYTYCVSSKARDIVLFLELTFLGFQKVTCNDSPSNGTVNDKTPGNMSSYQNISTESTTDNNSSTSTASQTTSTEEPPEDIIDIIQPYVIVGGVAVLLLLLIVNFVSVVQRRKNHRALQGYLLSLHTLVPLLRNYDDIPDRPYGGGRKMSKQQVIEEYDEIGLCKRLSEIRNSKKTEDRNTVYSLQKEIFSSNL; this comes from the exons ATGAAAATGTCAGTTTACACCTACTGTGTTTCGTCGAAAGCTCGTGACATTGTGCTTTTCTTAGAGCTGACGTTTCTTGGTTTTCAGAAGGTAACTTGCAATGATT CGCCATCTAATGGAACAGTTAATGACAAAACACCAGGTAACATGTCAT CGTACCAGAACATCTCTACAGAGTCCACCACAG ATAATAATTCTTCTACGTCTACCGCCTCCCAGACTACGTCTACAGAAGAACCCCCTGAAGATATTATTGACATAATACAGCCCTACGTCATCGTAGGCGGGGTCGCCGTTCTACTTCTGCTCCTGATCGTCAATTTCGTATCTGTTGTACAGAGAAG AAAAAACCACCGGGCTCTTCAAGGTTACCTTTTGTCACTCCATACATTAGTTCCCTTGCTCCGTAACTATGACGACATCCCCGATCGACCTTACGGAGGAGGACGGAAAATGTCGAAACAGCAAGTGATCGAAGAGTACGATGAGATCGGACTGTGCAAGCGTCTATCTGAAATCCGGAATTCCAAAAAGACAGAAGACAGAAATACGGTGTATTCATTACAGAAGGAGATATTCAGTAGTAATTTGTAA
- the LOC128186905 gene encoding uncharacterized protein LOC128186905 isoform X3, which translates to MKMSVYTYCVSSKARDIVLFLELTFLGFQKVTCNDSPSNGTVNDKTPDNNSSTSTASQTTSTEEPPEDIIDIIQPYVIVGGVAVLLLLLIVNFVSVVQRRKNHRALQGYLLSLHTLVPLLRNYDDIPDRPYGGGRKMSKQQVIEEYDEIGLCKRLSEIRNSKKTEDRNTVYSLQKEIFSSNL; encoded by the exons ATGAAAATGTCAGTTTACACCTACTGTGTTTCGTCGAAAGCTCGTGACATTGTGCTTTTCTTAGAGCTGACGTTTCTTGGTTTTCAGAAGGTAACTTGCAATGATT CGCCATCTAATGGAACAGTTAATGACAAAACACCAG ATAATAATTCTTCTACGTCTACCGCCTCCCAGACTACGTCTACAGAAGAACCCCCTGAAGATATTATTGACATAATACAGCCCTACGTCATCGTAGGCGGGGTCGCCGTTCTACTTCTGCTCCTGATCGTCAATTTCGTATCTGTTGTACAGAGAAG AAAAAACCACCGGGCTCTTCAAGGTTACCTTTTGTCACTCCATACATTAGTTCCCTTGCTCCGTAACTATGACGACATCCCCGATCGACCTTACGGAGGAGGACGGAAAATGTCGAAACAGCAAGTGATCGAAGAGTACGATGAGATCGGACTGTGCAAGCGTCTATCTGAAATCCGGAATTCCAAAAAGACAGAAGACAGAAATACGGTGTATTCATTACAGAAGGAGATATTCAGTAGTAATTTGTAA
- the LOC128186905 gene encoding uncharacterized protein LOC128186905 isoform X2 → MKMSVYTYCVSSKARDIVLFLELTFLGFQKVTCNDSPSNGTVNDKTPGNMSYNNSSTSTASQTTSTEEPPEDIIDIIQPYVIVGGVAVLLLLLIVNFVSVVQRRKNHRALQGYLLSLHTLVPLLRNYDDIPDRPYGGGRKMSKQQVIEEYDEIGLCKRLSEIRNSKKTEDRNTVYSLQKEIFSSNL, encoded by the exons ATGAAAATGTCAGTTTACACCTACTGTGTTTCGTCGAAAGCTCGTGACATTGTGCTTTTCTTAGAGCTGACGTTTCTTGGTTTTCAGAAGGTAACTTGCAATGATT CGCCATCTAATGGAACAGTTAATGACAAAACACCAGGTAACATGTCAT ATAATAATTCTTCTACGTCTACCGCCTCCCAGACTACGTCTACAGAAGAACCCCCTGAAGATATTATTGACATAATACAGCCCTACGTCATCGTAGGCGGGGTCGCCGTTCTACTTCTGCTCCTGATCGTCAATTTCGTATCTGTTGTACAGAGAAG AAAAAACCACCGGGCTCTTCAAGGTTACCTTTTGTCACTCCATACATTAGTTCCCTTGCTCCGTAACTATGACGACATCCCCGATCGACCTTACGGAGGAGGACGGAAAATGTCGAAACAGCAAGTGATCGAAGAGTACGATGAGATCGGACTGTGCAAGCGTCTATCTGAAATCCGGAATTCCAAAAAGACAGAAGACAGAAATACGGTGTATTCATTACAGAAGGAGATATTCAGTAGTAATTTGTAA
- the LOC128186905 gene encoding uncharacterized protein LOC128186905 isoform X5: MIVTPSNGTVNDKTPGNMSYNNSSTSTASQTTSTEEPPEDIIDIIQPYVIVGGVAVLLLLLIVNFVSVVQRRKNHRALQGYLLSLHTLVPLLRNYDDIPDRPYGGGRKMSKQQVIEEYDEIGLCKRLSEIRNSKKTEDRNTVYSLQKEIFSSNL, from the exons ATGATTGTGA CGCCATCTAATGGAACAGTTAATGACAAAACACCAGGTAACATGTCAT ATAATAATTCTTCTACGTCTACCGCCTCCCAGACTACGTCTACAGAAGAACCCCCTGAAGATATTATTGACATAATACAGCCCTACGTCATCGTAGGCGGGGTCGCCGTTCTACTTCTGCTCCTGATCGTCAATTTCGTATCTGTTGTACAGAGAAG AAAAAACCACCGGGCTCTTCAAGGTTACCTTTTGTCACTCCATACATTAGTTCCCTTGCTCCGTAACTATGACGACATCCCCGATCGACCTTACGGAGGAGGACGGAAAATGTCGAAACAGCAAGTGATCGAAGAGTACGATGAGATCGGACTGTGCAAGCGTCTATCTGAAATCCGGAATTCCAAAAAGACAGAAGACAGAAATACGGTGTATTCATTACAGAAGGAGATATTCAGTAGTAATTTGTAA
- the LOC128186905 gene encoding uncharacterized protein LOC128186905 isoform X6, giving the protein MSSYQNISTESTTDNNSSTSTASQTTSTEEPPEDIIDIIQPYVIVGGVAVLLLLLIVNFVSVVQRRKNHRALQGYLLSLHTLVPLLRNYDDIPDRPYGGGRKMSKQQVIEEYDEIGLCKRLSEIRNSKKTEDRNTVYSLQKEIFSSNL; this is encoded by the exons ATGTCAT CGTACCAGAACATCTCTACAGAGTCCACCACAG ATAATAATTCTTCTACGTCTACCGCCTCCCAGACTACGTCTACAGAAGAACCCCCTGAAGATATTATTGACATAATACAGCCCTACGTCATCGTAGGCGGGGTCGCCGTTCTACTTCTGCTCCTGATCGTCAATTTCGTATCTGTTGTACAGAGAAG AAAAAACCACCGGGCTCTTCAAGGTTACCTTTTGTCACTCCATACATTAGTTCCCTTGCTCCGTAACTATGACGACATCCCCGATCGACCTTACGGAGGAGGACGGAAAATGTCGAAACAGCAAGTGATCGAAGAGTACGATGAGATCGGACTGTGCAAGCGTCTATCTGAAATCCGGAATTCCAAAAAGACAGAAGACAGAAATACGGTGTATTCATTACAGAAGGAGATATTCAGTAGTAATTTGTAA
- the LOC128186905 gene encoding uncharacterized protein LOC128186905 isoform X4, with protein sequence MIVTPSNGTVNDKTPGNMSSYQNISTESTTDNNSSTSTASQTTSTEEPPEDIIDIIQPYVIVGGVAVLLLLLIVNFVSVVQRRKNHRALQGYLLSLHTLVPLLRNYDDIPDRPYGGGRKMSKQQVIEEYDEIGLCKRLSEIRNSKKTEDRNTVYSLQKEIFSSNL encoded by the exons ATGATTGTGA CGCCATCTAATGGAACAGTTAATGACAAAACACCAGGTAACATGTCAT CGTACCAGAACATCTCTACAGAGTCCACCACAG ATAATAATTCTTCTACGTCTACCGCCTCCCAGACTACGTCTACAGAAGAACCCCCTGAAGATATTATTGACATAATACAGCCCTACGTCATCGTAGGCGGGGTCGCCGTTCTACTTCTGCTCCTGATCGTCAATTTCGTATCTGTTGTACAGAGAAG AAAAAACCACCGGGCTCTTCAAGGTTACCTTTTGTCACTCCATACATTAGTTCCCTTGCTCCGTAACTATGACGACATCCCCGATCGACCTTACGGAGGAGGACGGAAAATGTCGAAACAGCAAGTGATCGAAGAGTACGATGAGATCGGACTGTGCAAGCGTCTATCTGAAATCCGGAATTCCAAAAAGACAGAAGACAGAAATACGGTGTATTCATTACAGAAGGAGATATTCAGTAGTAATTTGTAA